From Corvus cornix cornix isolate S_Up_H32 chromosome 17, ASM73873v5, whole genome shotgun sequence, the proteins below share one genomic window:
- the SPACA9 gene encoding sperm acrosome-associated protein 9 isoform X2 — protein MNEVVETLRKIEQNYKLFQQQQFSFVRALEHTREEAHDLVRPVSSITQVQCYKDHHCYNATDRRILNMFISICNDLRSLCQKLETVHPGDSVSNGLLEKCKVLLNDSNDFTAIRATYPHGVVNYLSLEEARHRYGGVVSLIPIVIDSMSEWITYMKRHVLYKVSCGRGMSQKETPISQTPSAVHLAAPTSVSNKHAVQLQEKDFQTYLAENQRPQQKAPWRPPGKHPF, from the exons ATGAACGAGGTAGTGGAGACCCTAAGAAAGATAGAGCAAAACTACaagctcttccagcagcagcagttttcatTTGTCAGAGCACTGGAACACACCCGGGAGGAAGCCCATGACTTGGTCAGACCTGTGTCATCCATCACCCAG GTCCAGTGCTACAAGGACCACCACTGTTACAATGCCACAGACAGGCGCATCCTCAACATGTTCATCTCCATCTGCAACGATCTCCGCAGCCTCTGCCAGAAGCTGGAAACGGTGCACCCTGGCGACAGCGTGAGCAATGGCCTTTTGGAGAAGTGCAAAGTGCTCCTTAACGACAGCAACGACTTCACTGCCATCCGAGCCAC CTACCCCCACGGTGTTGTGAATTACCTGAGCTTGGAAGAAGCAAGGCATCGCTATGGAGGGGTGGTGAGCCTCATCCCCATCGTTATAGACAGCATGAGCGAGTGGATAACTTACATGAAGAGGCACGTGCTGTATAAAGTGAGTTGTGGACGTGGCATGTCCCAGAAGGAGACGCCCATTTCCCAAACACCATCTGCTGTGCACCTTGCAGCTCCAACCTCTGTTAGTAATAAACATGCTGTACAATTGCAGGAAAAAGATTTCCAGACGTACCTGGCTGAAAATCAACGTCCACAACAAAAAGCTCCCTGGAGGCCACCAGGCAAACACCCCTTTTAA
- the SPACA9 gene encoding sperm acrosome-associated protein 9 isoform X1 yields MNEVVETLRKIEQNYKLFQQQQFSFVRALEHTREEAHDLVRPVSSITQVQCYKDHHCYNATDRRILNMFISICNDLRSLCQKLETVHPGDSVSNGLLEKCKVLLNDSNDFTAIRATYPHGVVNYLSLEEARHRYGGVVSLIPIVIDSMSEWITYMKRHVLYKEKDFQTYLAENQRPQQKAPWRPPGKHPF; encoded by the exons ATGAACGAGGTAGTGGAGACCCTAAGAAAGATAGAGCAAAACTACaagctcttccagcagcagcagttttcatTTGTCAGAGCACTGGAACACACCCGGGAGGAAGCCCATGACTTGGTCAGACCTGTGTCATCCATCACCCAG GTCCAGTGCTACAAGGACCACCACTGTTACAATGCCACAGACAGGCGCATCCTCAACATGTTCATCTCCATCTGCAACGATCTCCGCAGCCTCTGCCAGAAGCTGGAAACGGTGCACCCTGGCGACAGCGTGAGCAATGGCCTTTTGGAGAAGTGCAAAGTGCTCCTTAACGACAGCAACGACTTCACTGCCATCCGAGCCAC CTACCCCCACGGTGTTGTGAATTACCTGAGCTTGGAAGAAGCAAGGCATCGCTATGGAGGGGTGGTGAGCCTCATCCCCATCGTTATAGACAGCATGAGCGAGTGGATAACTTACATGAAGAGGCACGTGCTGTATAAA GAAAAAGATTTCCAGACGTACCTGGCTGAAAATCAACGTCCACAACAAAAAGCTCCCTGGAGGCCACCAGGCAAACACCCCTTTTAA